A window of the Tropheryma whipplei str. Twist genome harbors these coding sequences:
- a CDS encoding biotin--[acetyl-CoA-carboxylase] ligase — translation MFPCVFLDTVGSTNLYLLELLKAKDLDDFFAVFTTNQTAGRGRMARSWECKKGIALSVFLKHNLPGAYINWLPLVIGLAVVKAVNKMLEDATLPHRADIKWPNDVLINGKKLSGILIETPSDGNGLIVGIGLNVAVAPIATSICLRQVGLQASPKEVVSALLAEMHTIYQQLIALAAKDISFKDSECFGEIMRLCSTINKTVRVTGTKTFVGVAQGLDSLGRLVIRHSGDTSIVSAGDIEHLRAIDSL, via the coding sequence ATGTTCCCTTGTGTATTTCTAGACACTGTTGGATCAACAAACCTTTACCTTCTTGAATTGCTAAAAGCCAAGGATCTCGATGACTTTTTTGCGGTTTTTACCACGAATCAAACCGCAGGACGTGGTCGCATGGCAAGGTCATGGGAATGCAAGAAAGGGATTGCGTTGTCTGTATTTCTGAAGCACAATTTGCCAGGAGCCTATATTAACTGGCTTCCACTTGTTATTGGACTTGCCGTTGTAAAAGCGGTTAATAAAATGTTAGAAGATGCAACATTGCCGCACAGGGCCGACATAAAATGGCCAAATGATGTTCTGATTAATGGAAAAAAACTGTCTGGAATACTAATCGAGACACCTTCTGATGGTAATGGATTAATCGTTGGTATTGGGCTGAATGTGGCTGTTGCACCTATTGCAACTTCTATTTGCCTAAGGCAAGTAGGACTTCAAGCAAGCCCCAAAGAGGTGGTTTCCGCGCTTCTGGCCGAAATGCATACAATCTATCAACAGCTCATTGCCCTTGCCGCCAAAGACATATCATTTAAAGATTCAGAATGCTTTGGTGAAATTATGCGGTTGTGCTCAACGATCAACAAGACTGTTAGGGTGACGGGCACCAAGACATTTGTAGGTGTTGCGCAAGGGCTTGATTCGCTTGGCAGACTTGTTATTCGTCACAGCGGAGACACTTCGATTGTTTCTGCTGGGGATATCGAGCACCTGCGCGCTATTGACAGTTTGTAA
- the rfbD gene encoding dTDP-4-dehydrorhamnose reductase — protein MSLKCLITGGGGMLGRDIRSVFPESVALTHDELDITDEYAVLDAARNKDLLINCAAYTQVDAAESNAAKAYAVNEAGARAVAKAAARRSIRVVHISTDYVFSGTAIRPYPEDHPHSPLSVYGKSKAAGEKAVLEEYSKGSFIIRTAWLYGQYGNNFVKSILKACRTQDIVTVVNDQYGQPTWSLDLAKQIKLLAESDAPCGVYHGTNSGKTTWFDFAGKVAALGGYDPKRIIPISSAQFVRPARRPGYSCLGHDAWTAVGLEPMRPWEDALNDAWAAGVFAECIAGQ, from the coding sequence TTGAGTTTAAAGTGCCTTATAACCGGTGGCGGTGGTATGTTGGGGCGGGATATACGGTCTGTGTTCCCAGAGAGCGTTGCCCTAACGCATGACGAGCTTGATATAACGGATGAATATGCTGTTCTTGACGCCGCCAGAAATAAAGACCTTTTAATTAATTGTGCTGCATATACACAGGTTGATGCGGCAGAAAGTAATGCTGCAAAAGCCTATGCGGTAAATGAAGCGGGTGCAAGGGCTGTCGCCAAAGCTGCAGCAAGGCGTTCAATTCGAGTAGTGCATATCTCAACTGATTATGTTTTTTCAGGAACGGCAATACGTCCATACCCAGAAGACCACCCGCATTCTCCCCTTTCGGTCTACGGAAAATCTAAGGCTGCTGGAGAAAAGGCAGTGTTGGAGGAATATTCCAAAGGAAGCTTTATCATCCGTACTGCTTGGCTCTATGGACAATACGGCAATAACTTCGTAAAAAGCATTCTGAAAGCGTGTAGAACACAGGATATCGTCACAGTTGTTAACGACCAATATGGGCAACCAACTTGGAGTCTGGACCTTGCAAAACAGATAAAGCTTCTTGCCGAGAGTGACGCTCCATGTGGCGTGTACCATGGAACAAACAGCGGTAAAACAACCTGGTTTGATTTTGCCGGGAAAGTGGCTGCCTTAGGTGGGTACGACCCGAAACGCATTATTCCCATTAGCTCCGCACAATTTGTGCGCCCAGCACGCAGGCCTGGATACTCTTGTCTGGGCCATGATGCATGGACTGCAGTTGGCCTGGAACCCATGAGACCTTGGGAAGATGCCCTGAATGATGCATGGGCTGCGGGTGTGTTTGCGGAGTGTATAGCTGGGCAGTGA
- the purE gene encoding 5-(carboxyamino)imidazole ribonucleotide mutase — protein MTGKNINDEGSKCPALVWLLMGSDSDWPVMSGAADILQQMNISFRVNVVSAHRQPEKMISCAKRARDMGFKVLIAAAGGAAHLPGMLASVTTLPVIGVPVGQKNLSGLDSLLSIVQMPSGVPVACVGIDSAKNAALLAARILGVQSADIEASRIADSLSAYQQSLFDQSNEKDRMINEPK, from the coding sequence ATGACTGGTAAAAACATCAACGATGAAGGTAGCAAATGCCCCGCTCTTGTTTGGCTCCTAATGGGTTCTGATTCGGATTGGCCCGTTATGTCAGGCGCCGCAGATATCCTGCAGCAGATGAATATATCTTTCAGAGTAAATGTTGTTTCTGCCCATCGCCAGCCGGAAAAGATGATTAGCTGCGCCAAACGCGCTCGTGACATGGGATTCAAAGTTCTGATAGCTGCTGCCGGTGGAGCCGCACACTTGCCCGGAATGCTTGCAAGTGTCACAACTCTCCCTGTTATCGGAGTTCCGGTTGGGCAGAAAAATCTGTCAGGCCTCGATTCTCTTTTATCGATTGTTCAAATGCCCTCTGGTGTTCCGGTGGCCTGTGTCGGCATAGATTCTGCTAAAAACGCTGCCCTTCTGGCCGCAAGGATTTTGGGGGTTCAATCAGCCGACATAGAAGCATCCAGAATAGCAGATAGTTTGTCTGCATATCAGCAAAGCCTGTTTGATCAATCAAATGAAAAGGACAGAATGATAAATGAGCCGAAATAG
- a CDS encoding 5-(carboxyamino)imidazole ribonucleotide synthase, which translates to MFERLSCSVGVIGGGQLARMMIAPAQALGVDLKVFADTPDSSAALAATAFGSPENGAAVLEFAQTVDIVTFEHELVPADVLQLLDERGIEMLPRPRALRYAQDKLALRRYLDEISVNQPAWAEVRSEGDLERFISEHGGCAVVKTGGYDGRGVQVVTLSSEIDTCRNGGFLAEERIDFVCEVSQLVARSSIGEICVWPLTQTIQENGICVQTITPALGLSGGNALNQLTTFHDGRTRTPHAPLHSELITKLQDSAKTIALDIARGLNVVGVMAVEMFITQDGKLLVNELAMRPHNSGHWSMAASITDQFEQHLRAVLGLPLGATDMSHNCAIMVNIFNSISPAQYREVMTHWPDAKLHIYKKQPRPGRKIGHVVFAGEDLQQLAIAAEECRQLLRESHAV; encoded by the coding sequence ATGTTCGAGAGATTGAGTTGTTCGGTTGGTGTGATTGGTGGAGGTCAACTTGCCAGAATGATGATTGCCCCTGCGCAGGCTCTCGGGGTTGATTTAAAGGTCTTTGCAGATACCCCTGACAGTTCAGCAGCCCTTGCCGCAACGGCTTTTGGCAGTCCTGAAAATGGTGCGGCAGTCCTCGAATTTGCACAGACAGTTGATATTGTGACTTTTGAGCACGAGCTTGTCCCGGCTGATGTTCTGCAACTCTTGGATGAGAGGGGTATTGAGATGCTGCCTCGCCCGCGCGCCTTGCGGTATGCTCAAGATAAATTGGCATTGCGACGCTATCTCGATGAGATTTCAGTAAATCAGCCTGCCTGGGCCGAGGTACGCTCGGAAGGGGATTTAGAACGTTTTATTTCTGAACATGGTGGTTGTGCTGTTGTAAAAACCGGAGGGTATGACGGACGGGGTGTCCAGGTTGTCACGCTGAGCTCTGAGATTGATACTTGCCGCAACGGAGGTTTTCTTGCCGAGGAAAGAATTGATTTTGTCTGCGAAGTATCTCAATTAGTTGCCCGCTCATCCATCGGCGAAATCTGCGTATGGCCGCTTACACAAACAATTCAGGAGAACGGCATATGTGTTCAGACGATAACGCCAGCACTTGGCCTATCGGGCGGGAATGCGCTAAATCAACTCACCACCTTTCACGATGGCAGAACACGCACCCCACACGCGCCGTTACACTCTGAATTGATTACTAAACTCCAGGATTCAGCAAAAACAATCGCCCTTGATATTGCGAGAGGTTTAAATGTTGTTGGCGTTATGGCTGTTGAAATGTTCATTACGCAGGACGGCAAGCTCCTTGTGAACGAACTTGCAATGCGGCCACATAACAGCGGGCATTGGAGCATGGCCGCATCGATTACAGACCAGTTTGAACAACACCTGCGTGCCGTACTCGGCTTGCCGTTGGGTGCAACTGATATGTCTCACAACTGCGCCATAATGGTGAATATATTCAATTCAATTTCGCCCGCTCAATATAGAGAGGTTATGACGCATTGGCCAGACGCGAAGCTTCATATATACAAGAAACAGCCAAGGCCGGGTCGCAAAATCGGTCATGTTGTTTTTGCTGGTGAAGATTTACAACAGCTTGCCATTGCAGCTGAAGAATGCAGGCAATTGCTGAGAGAGTCACATGCGGTGTAA
- a CDS encoding ABC transporter permease, translated as MPENLIRARLLSKPLKPVGETGMSSLKGMWQRRALLSLLIQREIKIRYKGTAFGVLWSMARPIVQLLVYYFAIGKILGAERGIDQFAIFIFVGFATWSLFAEIASTAVVCMTNNGGLIKKIYLPRELFVVTALGNALFTFSIYILILMVAAPVLGQMPIDPTKWQGFVGIGIAIVYATALGLVLAPLNVYMRDAQHFLDVALSILFWLTPIVYSFQRVNGAVHSNIAEQLYLLNPMAIAVMGMQKTFWTAGSSVHWPADIDARLIIVFLVGLLLLFLAHRIFVKMQANLAQEL; from the coding sequence ATGCCGGAAAACTTGATAAGAGCCAGGTTATTATCAAAACCTTTGAAACCAGTTGGCGAGACGGGCATGTCTTCCTTAAAGGGGATGTGGCAAAGGCGTGCACTTCTGTCTTTACTCATCCAGCGCGAAATCAAGATTCGCTATAAAGGAACTGCATTTGGCGTTTTGTGGAGTATGGCAAGGCCGATTGTTCAGCTTCTGGTCTATTATTTCGCAATTGGCAAAATACTCGGTGCCGAAAGGGGAATCGATCAGTTTGCAATATTTATTTTCGTTGGATTTGCCACCTGGTCTCTGTTCGCAGAGATAGCATCTACTGCTGTTGTTTGCATGACTAATAATGGGGGTTTAATCAAAAAGATTTATTTACCAAGAGAGCTATTTGTTGTAACTGCGCTTGGTAATGCACTGTTTACTTTTTCCATTTACATACTTATACTCATGGTGGCTGCTCCCGTGCTCGGCCAAATGCCGATAGATCCAACAAAATGGCAGGGGTTTGTGGGGATAGGCATTGCTATTGTTTACGCAACCGCTCTTGGGCTTGTTTTGGCACCTCTGAATGTTTATATGAGAGATGCACAACATTTTCTGGATGTTGCACTCTCGATACTGTTCTGGCTAACACCGATTGTGTATTCATTCCAACGAGTTAATGGGGCGGTACACTCAAATATTGCGGAGCAATTGTATCTTCTAAACCCAATGGCAATAGCAGTTATGGGCATGCAAAAAACATTTTGGACTGCTGGAAGCAGCGTGCATTGGCCTGCGGACATTGACGCACGTCTTATTATTGTTTTTCTTGTCGGGCTCTTGTTACTGTTTTTAGCCCACAGGATTTTTGTTAAGATGCAGGCGAACTTGGCGCAAGAGCTGTGA
- a CDS encoding dTDP-4-dehydrorhamnose 3,5-epimerase family protein, with protein sequence MELRNLKVNGCLEVTPEVHVDSRGSFSEVYRFDVLEKEIGYPLRVAQVNRSFSKKAVLRGLHYSLAPHSQAKYVMCANGAVLDFVFDLRLGSPSFGVWDAVLLDSVGCRAVYIPEGVGHAFIALSKTATVNYLCSATYDPEREKSINPLDKNLNLEYPFTTPEIVLSERDAAAPTLPEAQKGGFLPKWDECRWDECRATPETHGNIR encoded by the coding sequence GTGGAATTACGTAATCTTAAAGTTAACGGCTGCCTCGAGGTTACCCCAGAGGTTCATGTGGACTCCAGGGGTTCATTCTCTGAGGTGTACCGTTTTGATGTTTTGGAGAAAGAGATTGGGTATCCGCTCCGGGTTGCTCAGGTAAATCGTTCTTTTTCCAAGAAGGCTGTTCTGCGAGGGCTGCATTACTCTCTTGCGCCGCACTCTCAGGCAAAGTACGTTATGTGTGCGAATGGCGCAGTGTTAGATTTTGTGTTTGACCTTCGCTTGGGGTCACCGAGTTTCGGGGTGTGGGACGCGGTCCTGCTCGACTCTGTAGGTTGTAGGGCTGTTTACATCCCAGAAGGGGTTGGTCACGCGTTTATTGCGTTATCCAAGACTGCCACTGTGAACTACTTGTGCAGCGCAACCTACGATCCGGAGCGAGAGAAGAGTATTAATCCGCTCGATAAAAATCTCAATCTAGAATACCCTTTCACTACTCCTGAAATAGTGTTATCCGAGAGGGATGCTGCTGCCCCGACTTTACCTGAAGCGCAAAAGGGTGGTTTCCTGCCAAAATGGGATGAATGCCGGTGGGATGAATGCCGGGCAACACCCGAGACACACGGAAACATTCGATAA
- the rfbB gene encoding dTDP-glucose 4,6-dehydratase, with translation MTHILVTGGAGFIGSNFVRRAIENKYPEIRDCTVTVLDALTYSGNINNLSPVRSSSRLRFIHGDIRDEDLLSEIMPNVNYVVHFAAETHVDRSIKNASAFVETNVLGTGRLLEAAARNNIDRFIHISTDEVYGSIESGSWDENQPLLPNSPYSASKAASDLLVRSYHKTYDLPVCITRCSNNYGPYQFPEKVIPLFVTNLIEDKEVPLYGDGTNVRDWLHVDDHCRGIYIVLTKGRSGEIYNIGGGLELSNADLSQIILEVMEKSWSMVKRVKDRPGHDKRYSVSINKISTLGYRPEVSFEQGLAETINWYKDNSSWWKPLKARAAL, from the coding sequence ATGACGCATATTCTTGTTACTGGCGGTGCTGGATTTATTGGCTCTAACTTTGTGCGCAGGGCAATTGAGAACAAATACCCGGAGATTAGAGATTGTACAGTGACAGTGCTTGACGCGCTAACTTACTCGGGCAATATTAACAATTTATCTCCTGTCAGATCGTCGAGTCGCCTTCGATTTATTCATGGTGATATACGTGATGAAGATCTCCTGAGTGAGATCATGCCCAATGTGAACTACGTTGTGCATTTCGCTGCAGAAACACATGTTGATAGGTCAATTAAAAACGCATCAGCTTTTGTGGAAACTAATGTGCTTGGTACAGGGCGGCTTCTGGAAGCTGCTGCCCGAAATAACATAGACCGGTTCATTCATATATCAACTGATGAGGTCTATGGTTCGATTGAAAGTGGAAGCTGGGACGAAAATCAACCGCTTCTGCCAAACTCCCCGTACTCGGCATCAAAGGCGGCAAGTGACCTCTTGGTCAGGAGCTATCACAAAACCTACGACCTGCCGGTTTGCATTACGAGGTGCTCGAATAATTATGGGCCGTACCAGTTTCCAGAAAAAGTCATCCCCCTATTTGTCACGAATTTAATAGAAGATAAAGAGGTACCCCTGTACGGGGATGGTACGAATGTCCGGGATTGGTTGCATGTTGATGACCATTGTCGTGGTATTTACATTGTGTTGACAAAGGGTAGGTCTGGTGAAATCTACAATATCGGCGGGGGGCTTGAGTTGAGCAATGCCGATCTTAGTCAAATTATTCTCGAGGTGATGGAGAAAAGCTGGTCGATGGTAAAGAGGGTTAAAGATCGCCCCGGTCACGACAAGAGGTATAGTGTGTCAATAAACAAGATCTCTACGCTCGGTTATAGGCCCGAGGTTTCATTTGAACAAGGTCTTGCTGAGACAATCAATTGGTATAAGGATAATAGCTCTTGGTGGAAGCCGCTAAAGGCTAGGGCGGCTCTTTGA
- a CDS encoding acyl-CoA carboxylase subunit beta, producing the protein MTDNFDESSRGLEKYRQAYEVAVTLREDSAKEKQHSKGKMTARERIDKLLDENSFTEIDQFAMHSASGFGIEKNHPYGDSVVTGFGSIDGRKVAVYSQDFTVFGGSLGEVAGRKIVKTMDLAMSAGIPVIGLLDSGGARIQEGIAALTKYGEIFKRNVAASGIIPQISIVMGPAAGGACYSPALTDFVIMVDQISYMFITGPDVIKAVTGEEVTFEDLGGANMHNATSGVSHYMAHSEDDAIAYARELIGFLPSNNMSDPPTWPQDIHTEESDLELNSIVPENPNKPYDMQFVIERIVDDGNFLEIQSAYAKNVIIGFARISGFSIGIVANQPAHMAGALDINASEKAARFVRFCDAFSIPILTLVDVPGYLPGTEQEWTGIIRRGAKLLYAYSEATVPMVTIILRKAYGGAYIVMGSKALGADINLAWPSAEIAVMGAQGAVNILYRNDIKRLVQAGEDANPMKEKLVKEYTDKFANPFIAAQRGYLDAIIEPAQTRIAIATAFQTIRTKRYKQIDRKHGSIPL; encoded by the coding sequence ATGACCGATAATTTTGACGAATCCAGTAGGGGGCTAGAGAAGTACAGGCAGGCATACGAAGTAGCAGTCACTTTGCGTGAGGATTCTGCGAAGGAAAAACAACACTCAAAAGGGAAGATGACCGCCCGGGAGCGTATAGATAAACTGCTTGACGAAAACTCGTTTACTGAAATAGACCAGTTTGCCATGCACAGCGCAAGTGGATTTGGTATCGAAAAAAACCACCCTTATGGCGACTCTGTCGTCACAGGTTTTGGCTCAATAGACGGCAGGAAAGTTGCGGTATATTCTCAGGATTTCACGGTTTTCGGTGGGTCACTCGGAGAAGTGGCCGGCAGGAAAATAGTAAAAACTATGGACCTGGCAATGTCTGCAGGAATACCCGTAATAGGTCTCCTTGATTCCGGTGGAGCCAGGATACAGGAGGGAATTGCGGCGCTTACTAAATACGGAGAAATATTCAAGCGAAATGTTGCGGCGAGCGGAATTATTCCACAAATCTCAATAGTTATGGGGCCTGCGGCAGGTGGGGCATGCTACTCACCGGCACTTACAGATTTTGTAATTATGGTGGACCAGATCAGCTATATGTTCATCACGGGACCTGATGTTATAAAAGCAGTTACAGGAGAAGAGGTGACTTTTGAGGATCTTGGTGGTGCCAATATGCATAACGCCACCTCTGGCGTCTCGCACTATATGGCTCATAGCGAAGATGACGCAATTGCATACGCCCGGGAGCTGATTGGGTTTCTGCCCAGTAATAACATGTCAGACCCTCCCACATGGCCACAGGATATTCATACGGAGGAGAGTGACCTTGAACTAAATTCAATTGTGCCCGAGAATCCAAATAAGCCTTATGATATGCAGTTTGTCATAGAGCGAATTGTTGATGATGGCAATTTTCTGGAAATTCAATCCGCATACGCAAAGAATGTCATCATCGGTTTTGCGCGAATATCAGGCTTTTCGATCGGTATTGTTGCGAATCAGCCTGCGCATATGGCAGGGGCTTTGGATATAAATGCAAGTGAGAAAGCTGCACGGTTTGTTCGCTTTTGTGACGCTTTTTCAATTCCTATTCTGACACTGGTTGATGTGCCGGGATATTTACCCGGGACAGAGCAGGAATGGACAGGTATTATCAGGCGCGGTGCGAAGCTTCTCTATGCTTATTCCGAGGCAACTGTACCGATGGTGACAATTATCCTGCGTAAGGCGTATGGCGGGGCCTATATAGTAATGGGCTCAAAAGCGTTAGGTGCCGATATAAACCTTGCATGGCCATCAGCAGAAATTGCCGTCATGGGCGCCCAGGGTGCTGTGAATATTCTCTATAGAAATGATATAAAGCGGCTCGTGCAAGCCGGTGAAGACGCAAATCCAATGAAAGAGAAATTGGTCAAAGAGTACACCGATAAATTTGCCAATCCTTTTATTGCCGCCCAGAGAGGATATCTGGATGCGATTATAGAGCCAGCACAAACGCGAATTGCGATTGCTACAGCCTTTCAAACCATCAGAACGAAGCGTTACAAACAAATAGACAGAAAGCACGGAAGCATACCACTGTAA
- a CDS encoding GtrA family protein, translating into MNKALYRQIATFGIVGIAGIFVNILVFNLLMLLGFRNIAYGSVLAASVAVIVSISFNWIGNRHLVFRGLRRDGVLREAVRFFLVSIGGSLVQLACLVVSHYGMGFTSILADNIASNLVGLPLATVLRFIGYYFWVFSKRK; encoded by the coding sequence GTGAATAAAGCTCTATACAGGCAAATTGCAACCTTTGGCATTGTTGGGATAGCCGGGATATTTGTCAATATATTAGTTTTCAACCTATTAATGCTCCTTGGGTTCAGAAATATTGCATACGGCTCAGTGCTTGCGGCGTCTGTTGCGGTTATTGTTTCAATATCCTTCAATTGGATTGGCAATCGTCATTTAGTTTTTAGAGGCTTACGACGGGATGGTGTGCTACGGGAAGCGGTGAGATTTTTTCTGGTATCGATAGGTGGGTCGCTTGTGCAACTCGCATGTCTTGTTGTGTCCCACTACGGCATGGGGTTCACGTCAATACTGGCCGACAATATTGCAAGCAATCTTGTTGGGCTCCCGCTAGCAACAGTTCTGCGATTCATCGGGTACTATTTCTGGGTTTTTTCCAAACGTAAATGA
- a CDS encoding glycosyltransferase family 2 protein: MIARFELITVTYNCSDILRDFLVSVQDSEPNRVSVTVVDNNSHDRSICKDYARQFGARFIALEKNSGYGAAVNAGAKRLPSNIEYIGICNPDLALEKGTISTLLSVFEQDKDAVAAGPCILNQDGTPYPSARDIPGISNGVGHALFKNIWPDNPWTRSYTQSALGTKRRTCGWLSGAFFIIRRNAFEDVGGFDEGFFMYFEDVDLFSRLQKRPRYEPNAKVKHIGRYSTRQNPKTMLFFHHKSAGRFLDKKYSKKWQKPVTFLLKLGLKLRYRLQARKLK; the protein is encoded by the coding sequence ATGATCGCTCGATTCGAGCTTATAACCGTAACATACAACTGCTCTGATATCTTGAGAGATTTTTTAGTATCAGTCCAAGATTCGGAACCCAATCGAGTGAGTGTAACTGTTGTTGACAATAACTCACATGATAGAAGTATCTGCAAAGATTATGCCCGACAGTTTGGTGCTAGGTTTATCGCACTAGAGAAAAACTCCGGATACGGCGCAGCGGTCAATGCGGGCGCCAAGAGGCTGCCAAGCAATATAGAGTACATCGGGATTTGTAATCCTGATTTAGCGCTGGAGAAGGGAACTATTAGCACTCTCTTGAGTGTTTTCGAACAGGATAAAGATGCTGTCGCTGCGGGCCCATGCATTCTAAATCAGGACGGTACTCCATATCCATCCGCACGTGATATTCCAGGCATTTCAAACGGGGTTGGTCATGCATTGTTTAAAAATATATGGCCGGACAATCCATGGACCCGCAGCTATACCCAGAGCGCTCTCGGGACAAAAAGACGGACCTGCGGATGGCTCAGTGGGGCGTTCTTCATCATACGCAGAAATGCATTCGAAGATGTGGGCGGATTCGATGAGGGGTTTTTTATGTATTTCGAGGATGTCGACTTGTTTTCACGTCTACAGAAAAGACCTCGCTACGAGCCAAATGCGAAAGTCAAGCATATAGGTAGATATTCAACTCGGCAAAACCCAAAAACAATGCTTTTTTTTCACCACAAATCTGCGGGGCGCTTTCTTGACAAGAAATACTCAAAAAAATGGCAGAAACCCGTTACATTCCTTCTGAAACTTGGACTGAAACTCAGGTACCGTCTACAGGCAAGAAAACTGAAGTAG
- a CDS encoding ABC transporter ATP-binding protein: MKNKMSVVNSNAVKLAKSKHYTGVTNDNAILRVSNVSKKFVIQHNRSIKERLLNFRVSRANREPFWALKNITFELPIGSSVGLVGHNGSGKSTLLKLIGGIVRATEGEILSRGRISALIELGAGFHPDLTGRENIYLNGSILGLTKAEIRRNFDSIVDFSGIEKFIDTQVKFYSSGMYMRLAFSVSVHTDPDLLLIDEILAVGDAPFQKKCLNKVTQFKNEGRSIVMVSHVAEQIETVCDKVMVLKNGRLIYYGTTKVGLDLLRENYQ; this comes from the coding sequence ATGAAAAATAAGATGTCAGTGGTAAATAGTAATGCGGTAAAACTGGCGAAGTCGAAGCACTATACCGGTGTGACAAATGACAATGCGATACTGCGAGTCAGTAATGTATCGAAAAAATTTGTAATACAGCATAATAGGTCAATCAAAGAGAGACTGCTTAATTTCAGGGTTTCCCGGGCAAACAGAGAGCCGTTTTGGGCTCTAAAAAATATAACCTTTGAGTTGCCAATTGGTAGCTCCGTTGGTCTTGTGGGGCACAATGGCTCCGGGAAGTCAACTCTTCTGAAGCTAATAGGTGGCATAGTAAGGGCAACAGAAGGTGAAATACTGAGCCGCGGGCGGATAAGCGCCCTCATTGAACTGGGTGCCGGATTTCACCCCGATCTCACCGGAAGAGAGAATATATACCTGAACGGGTCAATCTTGGGGCTAACAAAAGCAGAAATAAGACGGAATTTTGACTCAATTGTTGACTTTTCGGGGATAGAAAAATTCATTGATACACAGGTCAAATTTTATAGCTCAGGTATGTATATGCGACTTGCGTTTTCTGTGTCTGTACATACAGACCCAGACCTTTTGTTGATTGATGAGATTCTTGCTGTCGGCGATGCGCCATTTCAAAAAAAGTGTCTCAATAAGGTTACCCAGTTCAAAAATGAAGGGCGAAGCATTGTTATGGTAAGCCATGTAGCCGAACAGATAGAGACTGTATGCGATAAGGTCATGGTCTTGAAAAATGGAAGATTGATCTACTATGGCACAACAAAAGTCGGGCTGGATTTACTAAGAGAAAACTATCAATGA
- the rfbA gene encoding glucose-1-phosphate thymidylyltransferase RfbA has translation MKGIILAGGTGSRLWPITKCISKQLMPVYDKPMIYYPLSTLMMADIREILVITTTQDYDQFRRLLGDGGQWGIKLSYAQQLSPGGLAQAFLIGESFIASESIALVLGDNIFHGSGLGTSLRQHRSIQGALIFAYHVSNPKDYGVVTFDADGKAVSIEEKPESPKSNFAVPGLYFYDNQVVDIAKQIPLSARGELEISSVNNFYLEKDQLRVYPLARGTSWLDTGTFDSLVQASEYVRVIEQRQGFKVGCVEEIAWRAGWIDDDQLAKLANGLMKSGYGKYLHYLLSGKHGFS, from the coding sequence TTGAAGGGTATTATCCTAGCTGGTGGAACTGGATCAAGGCTCTGGCCCATAACAAAATGCATCTCGAAACAATTGATGCCTGTTTACGATAAGCCGATGATCTATTATCCCCTTTCCACTCTTATGATGGCCGATATTCGGGAAATCCTGGTTATAACAACCACGCAGGATTATGACCAATTTCGCAGACTTTTAGGTGATGGCGGGCAGTGGGGGATCAAGTTGTCGTACGCACAACAGTTGTCACCCGGTGGATTGGCCCAGGCATTTCTTATTGGCGAGTCTTTTATCGCCAGCGAGAGTATTGCGCTTGTACTTGGTGACAATATATTCCACGGAAGCGGTCTTGGTACATCGCTTCGTCAGCATCGAAGCATTCAGGGTGCCCTCATTTTTGCTTATCACGTCAGTAATCCAAAGGATTACGGAGTTGTTACCTTTGATGCAGATGGTAAAGCGGTATCAATTGAAGAAAAGCCAGAAAGTCCAAAAAGTAATTTTGCAGTTCCGGGACTTTATTTCTATGACAACCAGGTAGTTGATATAGCAAAACAGATTCCTTTGAGCGCTCGCGGCGAGCTGGAAATAAGTTCAGTGAATAACTTTTATTTAGAGAAAGATCAGCTTAGAGTTTATCCATTGGCCCGTGGAACCTCTTGGCTCGATACCGGCACATTTGATTCTCTTGTACAGGCAAGCGAGTATGTCCGCGTTATAGAGCAAAGACAGGGATTTAAAGTTGGTTGTGTCGAGGAAATAGCCTGGAGGGCTGGATGGATAGATGATGATCAGCTGGCCAAACTTGCAAATGGGCTTATGAAAAGTGGTTATGGGAAGTATTTGCACTACCTCCTGAGCGGTAAGCACGGGTTTTCATAA